One stretch of Anguilla anguilla isolate fAngAng1 chromosome 5, fAngAng1.pri, whole genome shotgun sequence DNA includes these proteins:
- the LOC118227730 gene encoding semaphorin-7A-like has protein sequence MFVSPCLLFLNIFYFCLASSNNPRVLLDEKDVPIKRYPLSGNNSRIELLLGPHNNSIFVGGHGRLWYIDFNRPDSSNEVTFPVLERKTDNSKPTTPSNYEYNITTLHSANATSLFVCGSNGKEPKCCFMSTEGLKMNCTEGIRARGIAPLNVTERAPSLYLEGDVYAAVNTDVKDNLVALRRIGPKADIWPDIDKNEQRYVSMAFSGPRKDQLQDRVYTFLMQKSLEASSWTTWVTQVCKADLGGSKMFLQKAWTSRLSARLLCGIHDRMLFFDQLVDVTVSQEANWEERRVYGLFKNSWDMTAVCVYTMADIDNVFKSSDVKGECVEDSTKLGPDVLRKIKDNPNVKNSVLPVKGGGPLMVSRYDYRHIRVDRVQGGGHGRIYYNVLFLSLESGSVHKVLEHAGEPFIIAELHPFSSRHYIQNMLLQPFTKRLYVSSSSEVVEVDLNGCQRYGGQCEDCVLARDPYCSWNGTHCAATAESRNPIQDVEHGDVSVCRQGKDISKRSLESDAEIVPLASKCFLRCPMFSSHAQYHWLHNNVSRECQVAEGSCLLLIDRMMPDLGGCYECVSVERGYRKTLARHQLRTESRAPGPTPYLLALVCLLPCLLLLLLLVWWARSPFFFRCGTSQAPVSITEEPAHLPVPVQSARVSSPGL, from the exons ATGTTTGTTTCGCCGTGCCTTTTattcttaaacattttttatttttgcctggcCAGCTCAAACAATCCGAGAGTCTTGCTTGATGAGAAAG ATGTCCCCATCAAGAGGTACCCTTTGTCTGGTAATAACAGTCGTATAGAACTTCTTCTGGGTCCTCATAACAACAGTATCTTTGTTGGGGGCCATGGAAGACTTTGGTACATTGACTTCAACAGACCCGATTCATCTAATGAG GTTACCTTTCCTGTGTTGGAAAGGAAAACAGATAATTCAAAGCCAACAACCCCT TCTAACTATGAATATAATATTACCACGCTACACAGTGCCAATGCCACTtcgctgtttgtgtgtggatcCAATGGAAAAGAGCCGAAGTGTTGCTTCATG TCTACAGAGGGGCTTAAGATGAATTGCACTGAGGGCATTAGAGCTCGAGGAATCGCCCCGTTAAATGTGACTGAGCGGGCACCCTCCCTCTATCTTG AGGGTGATGTGTACGCTGCTGTGAATACAGACGTGAAGGACAATTTGGTGGCACTGCGCAGGATTGGGCCAAAGGCCGATATCTGGCCAGATATCGACAAGAATG AACAGAGGTATGTGAGCATGGCGTTCAGTGGGCCCAGAAAGGATCAGCTGCAGGACAGGGTCTACACTTTCCTGATGCAGAAGAGTTTGGAAGCTAGCTCCTGGACCACGTGGGTCACCCAGGTCTGCAAG GCGGACTTGGGCGGGTCAAAGATGTTCCTGCAGAAGGCCTGGACTTCCCGGTTGAGCGCCCGGCTGTTATGTGGAATCCATGACAGGATGCTTTTCTTCGACCAGCTTGTGGATGTGACTGTCTCGCAGGAGGCCAattgggaggagaggagggtgtATGGACTCTTTAAGAACAGCTG ggatatgacagcagtgtgtgtatatacaatgGCCGACATTGATAACGTCTTCAAATCTTCTGACGTCAAAGGGGAG TGTGTTGAGGACAGTACAAAACTGGGGCCTGATGTCTTGAGGAAAATAAAGGACAACCCAAACGTGAAGAATTCGGTGTTGCCTGTGAAAGGCGGTGGCCCCCTCATGGTCAGTCGCTATGACTACCGGCATATCCGAGTGGACAGAGTGCAAGGCGGTGGTCATGGCCGGATATATTACAAcgtactctttctctctctgg AGAGTGGCAGTGTGCACAAGGTTCTGGAGCATGCTGGAGAGCCCTTCATCATCGCTGAGCTGCATCCATTTTCGAGCAGGCACTACATCCAGAACATGCTGCTGCAGCCCTTCACA AAGAGACTGTATGTGAGTTCCAGCAGtgaggtggtggaggtggatCTGAATGGGTGCCAGAGGTACGGCGGGCAGTGCGAGGATTGTGTCCTGGCCAGAGACCCCTACTGCAGCTGGAATGGCACTCACTGCGCAGCAACTGCCGAGTCTAG aAATCCAATTCAGGATGTGGAGCATGgagatgtttctgtgtgcagaCAAGGCAAAG ATATTTCCAAAAGGTCCTTGGAAAGTGACGCTGAGATTGTCCCACTGGCGTCAAAGTGCTTCCTGAGATGCCCCATGTTCTCCAGCCACGCCCAGTACCACTGGCTCCACAACAACGTGTCGAGGGAGTGCCAGGTGGCGGAGGGCTCCTGCCTGCTGCTCATCGACCGCATGATGCCCGATCTGGGCGGCTGCTACGAGTGCGTGTCCGTGGAGCGGGGCTACAGGAAGACGCTCGCCCGTCACCAGCTGCGGACGGAGAGCAGGGCCCCAGGCCCCACCCCATATCTCCTGGCCCTGGTGTGCCTCCTGCCGTGCCtcctgctgttactgctgctggtCTGGTGGGCGCGATCCCCGTTCTTCTTCCGCTGCGGCACATCCCAGGCTCCAGTCAGCATCACTGAGGAACCTGCACATCTTCCAGTCCCAGTGCAGTCAGCACGGGTCAGCAGTCCGGGACTTtga